A genomic segment from Spirosoma sp. SC4-14 encodes:
- a CDS encoding SAVED domain-containing protein, with translation METTPKGLLIIKHEFFHAISNDDCIKALPETWEKLDRQFITVAPKSLRLNELYDAPQVQIALTQRKYFTEVIEPKLREYPEYKILYFGFAPIPLAIDLGQQFHNFRNIEIFQWHHVHKVWYQNIDHEPNQNFDLQTVNVPDQKQKGLNNLLIRLSVSHRVKTGDTQEILENAAEIDILLTEPDEDAISTKDKMLQIGEEFKRVLDKIADNESALEVVHLFASIPTGLAFFIGTKISPNIHPYVQTYQYSTTEKVKYAKSVLIKGIIEDTIKITEEERAIALQLRTLSQNELETNVKSFLKSNVTDSRGRAWYLGIMPDLADGIMADRFWKDLPPISTSSLLDDSFDFKQTAINDGFYWKNNKWFVDDSFFIALHNRLQNEDKIKKAIRLFIFHEALHYEKHRLTTANSTDIGSFPKVLETADYQADAYGIMNEFGYSSKVSEIGNIKTFFLDSIDVATETMWSFDDRGSNLEEIQIRRLNRYLIWYWQYVRIEKEGKTLDSIIQILEEKPVIEINGLKTKELNNRFYYDLNRKNAAHFEIALFKDNLVSRHGSSSPIPIESLIDGIKKMNGDLIKEVLRGLRDSQ, from the coding sequence ATGGAGACCACACCAAAGGGTTTACTGATTATCAAGCATGAATTTTTTCATGCTATAAGCAACGACGACTGTATAAAAGCCTTACCCGAAACGTGGGAAAAACTAGATAGGCAGTTTATAACTGTTGCTCCCAAATCGCTACGACTCAATGAACTATATGATGCGCCACAAGTGCAAATAGCTTTGACGCAACGAAAATATTTCACTGAAGTAATTGAACCTAAACTTCGTGAATACCCAGAATATAAAATACTTTATTTTGGGTTTGCGCCAATTCCATTAGCTATTGATTTAGGGCAGCAATTTCATAATTTTAGGAATATTGAAATTTTTCAATGGCATCATGTTCACAAGGTTTGGTATCAGAATATTGACCATGAACCTAACCAAAATTTTGACTTACAAACGGTTAATGTGCCGGATCAAAAACAAAAGGGGTTAAATAATCTTTTGATCCGTTTAAGTGTATCACATCGGGTTAAAACAGGTGATACCCAAGAAATACTTGAAAACGCTGCTGAAATTGATATTTTATTAACAGAGCCAGATGAAGATGCTATTTCTACGAAAGATAAAATGCTTCAAATTGGCGAAGAATTTAAGCGCGTGTTAGATAAAATTGCTGATAATGAAAGTGCCCTTGAAGTCGTTCATTTATTTGCATCTATCCCTACCGGATTAGCGTTCTTTATTGGAACAAAAATTAGCCCTAACATTCATCCATACGTTCAAACCTATCAGTATTCTACTACTGAAAAGGTTAAGTACGCAAAGTCTGTTCTGATAAAAGGTATTATAGAAGATACTATCAAAATTACTGAAGAAGAACGCGCGATTGCCCTTCAGTTGAGAACGTTATCCCAAAACGAGCTTGAAACGAATGTAAAGAGCTTTTTAAAATCAAATGTGACTGATTCACGGGGTAGAGCGTGGTATTTAGGTATTATGCCTGACTTGGCCGATGGTATCATGGCAGATCGATTCTGGAAAGATTTACCACCTATTTCTACTAGTAGTTTACTAGATGATTCGTTCGATTTTAAGCAAACAGCAATAAACGATGGATTTTACTGGAAAAACAATAAATGGTTCGTAGATGACAGTTTCTTCATCGCTTTACATAATCGACTTCAGAATGAGGATAAAATAAAGAAAGCCATTCGTCTTTTTATTTTCCATGAAGCTCTACACTACGAAAAACATAGATTGACAACAGCAAATTCAACGGATATTGGTAGCTTTCCCAAAGTCCTTGAAACGGCTGATTATCAAGCTGATGCATATGGCATAATGAATGAGTTTGGGTACTCATCAAAGGTTAGTGAAATTGGAAATATTAAAACATTTTTTCTAGATAGCATTGATGTTGCCACCGAAACAATGTGGTCTTTTGATGATAGAGGTAGTAACCTGGAAGAAATCCAAATCAGGCGTTTAAATCGCTATTTGATCTGGTATTGGCAATATGTTCGGATTGAGAAGGAAGGCAAAACGCTCGATTCGATTATCCAAATTTTAGAAGAGAAGCCAGTAATTGAAATAAATGGGTTAAAAACTAAAGAATTAAACAACCGTTTTTATTACGACCTAAACAGGAAAAATGCAGCTCATTTTGAAATTGCTTTGTTTAAAGACAATTTAGTGTCTCGGCATGGTAGTTCTTCCCCTATCCCTATAGAAAGTTTAATTGATGGGATAAAAAAAATGAATGGTGACTTAATTAAAGAAGTGCTAAGAGGGTTGAGGGATTCTCAATGA
- a CDS encoding DUF6577 family protein has product MEIDGNRVVDKESLVENLKSRFRDQAAIPKEQLIDFLKLFYADAKQSTLDWRLHELARDGVLIRTGWGYYALNTRRQFSPSLPKDLRWIGDQIKAELPYTDYCVWDTRVLADFMIQQPMNFIQLVEVERVAVSSTHNLLQNRGAISEHNLGSIYFYEDWMTLSHHIVSTNNPIIIRPLVGEAPLQQEKQYKTASLEKIIVDIIADQDLFYAFQEELAYIIRSAFEKYVINRDKLRRYARRRNKIEKVDYFLFQLPPNYQPYDS; this is encoded by the coding sequence TTGGAAATAGATGGAAATAGAGTAGTGGATAAAGAAAGCTTAGTCGAAAATTTAAAATCACGATTTCGTGATCAAGCTGCTATACCCAAAGAGCAACTAATTGACTTCTTAAAATTATTCTATGCTGATGCTAAACAGTCAACCCTAGATTGGCGGCTGCATGAGTTGGCCCGGGATGGTGTATTGATAAGAACAGGATGGGGATACTATGCTCTTAATACTCGTCGTCAGTTTTCGCCGAGTTTACCTAAAGATTTGCGTTGGATAGGCGATCAGATAAAAGCTGAACTACCATACACTGACTATTGCGTTTGGGACACCCGAGTATTAGCTGATTTTATGATTCAGCAGCCAATGAATTTTATTCAACTAGTTGAAGTTGAAAGGGTTGCAGTTTCTTCTACACATAATTTGTTGCAAAATAGAGGGGCCATTTCTGAGCACAATTTAGGGAGTATCTATTTCTACGAGGATTGGATGACACTCAGCCATCATATAGTAAGCACTAACAACCCTATTATTATTAGACCACTTGTCGGTGAAGCACCTCTTCAGCAGGAAAAGCAGTATAAAACAGCTTCCTTAGAAAAAATTATAGTGGACATAATCGCCGACCAAGACCTATTCTATGCTTTTCAGGAAGAACTAGCATATATCATAAGGTCTGCTTTCGAAAAATATGTGATTAACCGAGATAAGCTCAGACGCTACGCACGCCGACGTAATAAGATCGAAAAAGTCGATTATTTTCTTTTTCAACTCCCACCTAACTATCAACCGTATGATTCTTGA
- a CDS encoding nucleotidyl transferase AbiEii/AbiGii toxin family protein, whose protein sequence is MILEESFTREWLQAIARQFSKTVDLKLLEKVVRALSLLEQLQHQQLNFVFKGGTSLILHFEQPRRFSIDIDIVMPNKPEDLLQRFEAIVQTGAFTRWQDDSGRARHSDVPVGHYKFYYVSQVDPQLPEEPILLDILYTEPNYVSITEKPIRHTWLSTEEPLTIIRLPETDSLLGDKLTAFAPNTTGILYSKERPAEIVKQLFDVAHLFDVATDMEAIRLSFKEIAEEEIRFRQLEIGSDDVLDDIFQTSLILAQRDMKNEYYTILLGGIQRLKNFVIGGFTAEDAIVAGAKAAYLSQLLKTNQTTIRRYIKPEEIAGWIITDTAFNRLNKLKKTQPEAFFYWYQALQLVGIS, encoded by the coding sequence ATGATTCTTGAGGAATCTTTTACAAGAGAATGGCTACAAGCAATCGCCAGACAATTTTCTAAAACAGTTGATTTAAAACTTCTTGAAAAGGTGGTGAGAGCTTTAAGCTTATTAGAACAGCTACAACACCAGCAGTTGAATTTTGTATTCAAAGGAGGTACTTCATTAATTCTTCATTTTGAGCAGCCACGCCGGTTTTCGATTGATATTGATATAGTAATGCCGAATAAACCGGAAGATTTGCTACAACGCTTTGAGGCCATTGTTCAGACAGGTGCATTTACGCGTTGGCAAGATGATTCGGGGCGTGCAAGGCATTCCGATGTACCTGTCGGACATTATAAATTCTATTATGTTAGTCAAGTAGATCCTCAACTTCCAGAGGAGCCGATTCTTCTGGATATTCTCTATACAGAACCTAATTACGTTTCAATCACTGAGAAACCCATCCGTCACACTTGGCTCAGTACAGAAGAACCCCTTACCATAATTCGTTTGCCAGAGACCGATAGCCTACTCGGAGACAAATTGACCGCGTTTGCTCCAAACACTACAGGCATTCTTTATAGTAAGGAACGCCCCGCCGAAATCGTCAAACAATTGTTTGACGTAGCACACTTATTTGATGTCGCTACCGATATGGAGGCTATCAGGCTGTCCTTCAAGGAAATAGCTGAGGAAGAAATTAGATTCCGCCAATTAGAAATTGGATCTGATGACGTGTTAGATGATATCTTCCAGACATCGTTGATTTTAGCTCAGCGAGATATGAAAAATGAATACTATACCATTCTACTAGGAGGTATTCAACGACTAAAAAATTTTGTGATTGGGGGATTTACGGCAGAAGATGCTATTGTGGCAGGTGCCAAAGCGGCTTATTTGAGTCAACTGCTAAAAACAAATCAAACAACTATTCGTCGATATATAAAACCGGAAGAAATAGCTGGTTGGATAATCACCGATACTGCCTTTAATCGGTTGAATAAACTGAAAAAGACGCAACCAGAAGCTTTTTTCTACTGGTACCAAGCGTTACAATTAGTCGGAATCTCCTAA
- a CDS encoding helicase-related protein, producing the protein MSSKFFTNRNGNSLLTKFEGVFTNLVNLYAFHAVVGYFRASGYFAIREYLLKIPEVKILVGINVDKLSADAQRRGLLFDGNDEKTRDEFVKWMQQDIKEARYAKEVEQGVLTFMQDVMDKKIELRAHKSQKLHSKIYVFLPQGFNEHTDGRVITGSSNLTDAGLGSGKYYHNYEFNVELREFTDVSFAENEFQELWKESTPILPADLTQIKDKSHLDKEFKPFELYIKFLIEYFGRNIEYDPETVGDVPSSFKKLSYQVDAVNEGYQMLMDHNGFILADVVGTGKTVMATMLAKRFIIANGTAHTKILVIYPPALEKSWKRTFKQFGIDRYAKFVSNGSLDKIIKEDINYWTKEEYDLVLVDEAHRFRNHQSQAFQNLQIICKAGRLTNGIIEGNQKKVVLISATPLNNHPRDLYYLLSLFQNIRRSTLPETNLQRYFGRAFDEYRHIQRTDPPDMDRLRTLYTDIRERIVKPITIRRTRADLTGTERYRQDLDDQGIRFPDMADPVAIQYQMSPALEQLFYTTILCLTDADQIQYMRYQAITQLEDRVREEYYPLYREQSAFGLAGIMRTRFVKRLESSFYAFKQSLGTFHSATKFMLQAYQNGKVFISPDLDINYLLEKGLDEEEIEEAVLELSDTKPGNRVFNSSDFKPTFAEGLQQDLTILTHLCEAWEQVEEDPKWDKFRYLLENELFAQPRNREKKLVVFSESKDTSDYLVRRMREAGFTDMLAVSAENRKALFECILENFDANYDRSFKNDYNIIVTTEVLAEGVNLHRSNVIVNYDTPWNATRLMQRIGRVNRIGSKAPTIYNYNFYPSAQGDGMIELYKKSYLKLQGFHTVFGEDARVYTLEEIIEQFRLFNQVGEQRDIRLEYLEFIRKFRADQPDEFRRIKKLPRKARTGRRPKTNDESYAGSSICFVQNDFKKELYLTDNNHIRELTFEEAVRVFEAQANEESVTLPEFHFEHISRTVRKFDADMQAQQQPTPVSEQADARTNYAKAFLRQLHPHALTDQFEVAYRKLIPLLDEGTYINLTIDLDRLRRESQKRGKLAGIEQAVIKIAEKYTSKLNLADEQPEGDEKPQKLLSAEPEIIISETFTK; encoded by the coding sequence ATGTCCTCTAAGTTTTTTACTAATCGTAACGGCAATAGTTTACTCACGAAGTTTGAAGGCGTCTTTACCAATCTAGTCAATCTTTACGCTTTCCACGCCGTGGTTGGGTATTTTCGGGCGTCGGGCTATTTTGCCATACGAGAATACCTGCTCAAGATACCTGAGGTTAAAATCCTGGTGGGTATAAACGTTGATAAACTATCCGCTGACGCGCAACGCCGGGGACTGCTATTCGATGGCAATGACGAGAAAACACGTGACGAGTTTGTCAAATGGATGCAGCAGGATATTAAAGAAGCCCGTTACGCTAAAGAAGTGGAGCAAGGTGTCCTGACGTTTATGCAAGACGTGATGGACAAAAAAATCGAACTTCGGGCGCACAAATCTCAGAAGCTACATTCTAAAATTTATGTGTTTTTACCACAGGGCTTTAATGAGCACACCGACGGTCGTGTGATCACTGGCTCGTCAAATTTGACGGATGCCGGTTTAGGTAGCGGTAAATACTATCATAATTACGAATTCAACGTAGAACTTCGGGAATTTACCGATGTCAGTTTTGCTGAAAACGAGTTTCAAGAACTCTGGAAAGAGTCTACCCCTATCCTACCTGCTGACTTAACTCAAATCAAGGATAAAAGTCACCTTGATAAGGAGTTCAAGCCGTTTGAACTGTACATCAAATTTCTAATAGAATACTTCGGACGGAATATCGAGTATGATCCCGAAACGGTGGGCGATGTGCCCAGCTCATTTAAAAAGCTGTCTTATCAGGTAGATGCCGTTAACGAAGGATACCAGATGCTAATGGACCATAATGGATTCATTCTGGCAGATGTTGTTGGAACAGGAAAAACGGTTATGGCGACTATGTTGGCAAAGCGTTTTATTATCGCCAATGGTACCGCTCATACGAAGATTCTAGTGATTTACCCGCCTGCGCTTGAAAAAAGCTGGAAACGTACCTTCAAACAGTTTGGTATCGACCGTTATGCCAAGTTTGTTAGCAATGGTAGCTTAGACAAAATAATTAAAGAAGATATTAATTATTGGACGAAAGAGGAGTATGATTTAGTGCTTGTCGATGAAGCCCACCGCTTTCGAAATCACCAGTCCCAGGCGTTCCAAAATCTACAAATCATCTGCAAGGCCGGACGATTAACGAATGGCATAATTGAGGGGAACCAGAAAAAGGTCGTGCTTATTTCGGCAACGCCCCTCAATAACCATCCTCGTGACCTGTACTACTTGTTGTCATTATTCCAGAACATCCGCCGTTCCACGTTACCCGAGACAAACCTGCAACGCTATTTCGGTCGCGCATTTGATGAATACCGACATATTCAGCGTACTGACCCGCCCGACATGGATCGACTGCGTACGTTATATACTGACATACGCGAACGGATTGTGAAGCCGATCACGATTCGTCGAACGCGTGCTGATCTGACGGGTACAGAGCGGTATCGACAGGATTTGGACGATCAGGGTATCCGATTTCCTGACATGGCCGACCCAGTCGCGATTCAATACCAGATGAGTCCAGCGCTGGAGCAGTTATTTTACACGACTATCTTATGCTTGACTGACGCCGATCAGATTCAATACATGCGTTACCAAGCCATTACCCAGCTTGAGGATAGAGTCCGCGAAGAATACTATCCGCTGTACCGTGAACAGTCCGCGTTTGGATTAGCGGGTATCATGCGAACGCGCTTTGTAAAACGTTTAGAAAGTAGCTTTTATGCTTTCAAACAGTCTTTAGGGACGTTCCATTCGGCAACAAAGTTTATGCTTCAAGCCTACCAAAATGGTAAGGTATTCATTTCACCCGACCTAGACATTAATTACTTACTAGAAAAAGGGTTAGATGAGGAAGAGATCGAAGAAGCTGTACTGGAGCTGTCAGACACCAAACCCGGAAACCGTGTTTTCAACAGTTCCGATTTTAAACCCACATTTGCTGAAGGCTTACAACAGGATTTAACAATTCTAACCCACCTCTGTGAGGCTTGGGAGCAAGTTGAAGAAGATCCTAAATGGGATAAATTTCGATATTTACTAGAAAACGAATTGTTTGCTCAGCCACGAAACCGGGAGAAGAAATTAGTCGTCTTTTCTGAGTCTAAGGATACATCAGACTATCTAGTACGACGGATGCGGGAGGCAGGTTTTACGGATATGCTAGCCGTTTCGGCCGAAAATCGCAAAGCGCTTTTTGAATGCATCTTGGAAAATTTTGACGCTAATTACGACCGGTCATTCAAGAACGATTACAATATAATTGTCACGACAGAAGTGTTGGCCGAAGGCGTCAACCTACACCGCTCTAACGTGATTGTTAATTATGATACGCCTTGGAATGCAACCCGGTTAATGCAACGTATCGGCCGGGTGAATCGAATTGGTTCGAAAGCCCCGACGATCTATAACTACAATTTCTACCCATCAGCGCAGGGTGATGGTATGATTGAACTGTATAAAAAGTCGTACCTGAAATTACAGGGGTTCCATACTGTCTTCGGCGAAGATGCTCGTGTATATACATTAGAGGAGATCATTGAGCAATTCCGGTTATTTAATCAGGTTGGTGAGCAGCGGGATATTCGCTTAGAATACTTAGAGTTTATTCGCAAATTTAGAGCTGACCAACCGGATGAGTTTCGGCGCATTAAAAAGCTTCCACGCAAAGCTCGTACAGGTAGGCGTCCCAAAACCAATGACGAGTCATACGCTGGTTCATCAATCTGCTTTGTACAAAATGACTTTAAAAAAGAACTGTACTTAACAGATAACAACCATATCCGTGAGTTAACGTTCGAGGAAGCGGTTCGGGTATTTGAAGCACAAGCGAATGAAGAATCAGTGACACTACCTGAATTTCACTTTGAGCATATCAGCCGAACAGTTCGCAAGTTCGATGCCGACATGCAGGCGCAGCAACAACCGACGCCTGTTAGCGAGCAGGCAGACGCACGAACGAATTATGCTAAGGCGTTTTTACGCCAATTACATCCACACGCTCTGACAGACCAGTTTGAAGTAGCTTACCGAAAACTGATTCCACTATTGGACGAAGGAACGTATATTAACTTAACCATTGATCTTGACCGGTTACGCCGGGAAAGTCAGAAACGAGGTAAACTAGCCGGCATTGAACAGGCAGTCATCAAAATTGCCGAAAAGTACACTAGTAAACTCAACTTAGCAGATGAGCAGCCGGAGGGTGACGAGAAACCCCAGAAGCTGCTTTCTGCTGAACCCGAAATCATCATCTCCGAAACCTTTACTAAGTAA